From Triticum aestivum cultivar Chinese Spring chromosome 4A, IWGSC CS RefSeq v2.1, whole genome shotgun sequence, a single genomic window includes:
- the LOC123085333 gene encoding uncharacterized protein DDB_G0275933 yields MGYLQEARENHVKKKVEEALRSKMKQKALKECDVLCSKYAECARGRTFSVVWTCRKQAKELNNCLHQFTNDAILEDMKKAYMDGQESKEKNK; encoded by the exons ATGGGGTACCTGCAGGAGGCCAGGGAGAATCACGTGAAGAAGAAGGTCGAGGAAG CTTTGCGCAGCAAAATGAAACAAAAGGCCCTCAAGGAATGTGATGTGCTGTGTTCAAAATATGCCGAATGTGCTCGAGGAAGAACTTTCTCTGTGGTTTGGACATGCCGCAAGCAAGCCAAAGAGTTGAATAACTGTCTTCATCAATT CACCAATGATGCAATACTGGAAGATATGAAGAAGGCTTACATGGATGGGCAAGAGAGCAAGGAGAAGAACAAATAA